From one Nitrosococcus halophilus Nc 4 genomic stretch:
- a CDS encoding DNA-directed RNA polymerase subunit alpha: MSVSNFLKPRIVDVQRVNDYTAKVTLEPLERGFGHTLGNALRRILLSSMPGCAIVEAQIDGVLHEYTTKEGVQEDMTEILLNLKGVAIKLHGRDEVTLALNSKGPGAVTAGEIQLEHDVEIINPEHVIAHLTKSGELNITMKVVRGRGYQPASVRIPKEEEERPIGYLILDASFSPIRRVTYEVDSARVEQRTDLDKLIIEIETNGTIASDEAVRKAATILQDQLTAFVELEGKTETAKEKKTAEIDPVLLQPIDDLELTVRSANCLKAENIYYIGDLIQRTEVELLKTPNLGKKSLTEIKDVLASRGLSLGMRLENWPPAGLHEEETKASV, translated from the coding sequence ATGTCAGTATCTAATTTTCTTAAGCCCAGGATAGTGGATGTCCAACGCGTCAATGATTACACAGCTAAAGTTACGCTGGAACCGCTAGAACGGGGTTTTGGGCATACACTTGGAAATGCCCTGCGCCGAATCTTGTTATCTTCGATGCCTGGTTGCGCTATTGTAGAAGCGCAAATTGACGGCGTATTACATGAATATACCACCAAGGAAGGTGTGCAGGAAGATATGACGGAAATCCTGCTTAATCTTAAAGGGGTAGCAATCAAGCTACATGGCCGTGATGAAGTGACCCTAGCCTTGAATAGTAAAGGGCCAGGGGCAGTAACGGCAGGGGAGATACAGCTTGAACATGATGTGGAGATTATTAATCCAGAACATGTGATTGCTCATCTCACCAAATCCGGTGAGCTCAATATTACGATGAAGGTGGTTCGCGGTCGAGGTTATCAACCAGCTTCCGTACGAATACCTAAAGAAGAGGAAGAGCGTCCTATTGGGTATCTGATTCTGGATGCTTCTTTTAGCCCCATCCGGCGGGTTACTTACGAAGTGGATAGTGCCCGGGTTGAGCAGCGAACTGATCTAGATAAGTTGATTATAGAGATTGAGACAAATGGTACTATAGCTTCAGACGAGGCGGTACGCAAAGCTGCAACAATCTTACAGGATCAGCTCACGGCTTTTGTTGAATTGGAAGGCAAAACAGAGACCGCCAAGGAGAAAAAGACGGCTGAGATCGATCCCGTGCTGTTGCAACCGATAGATGATTTGGAGTTGACGGTGCGGTCGGCAAACTGCCTTAAGGCGGAAAATATTTATTATATCGGTGATCTTATTCAGAGGACGGAGGTGGAGTTGCTGAAGACTCCCAATCTTGGTAAGAAATCATTGACGGAAATAAAAGATGTGTTGGCATCGCGGGGATTGTCCTTAGGTATGCGTTTGGAAAACTGGCCACCCGCGGGGCTACATGAGGAAGAAACTAAAGCTTCTGTTTGA
- the rplQ gene encoding 50S ribosomal protein L17: MRHRYSGRKLNRTSSHRRAMFRNMAVSLIEHEMINTTLPKAKEFRRIAEPLITLAKEDSVANRRLAFSRLRDREAVTKLFNELGPRYQTRPGGYLRILKRGFRAGDNAPMAIVELLDRPLSEAQEE; encoded by the coding sequence ATGCGTCATCGCTATAGTGGAAGGAAGCTGAACCGGACTAGTTCCCATAGAAGGGCAATGTTCCGTAACATGGCTGTGTCTCTGATTGAACATGAAATGATCAATACGACCTTGCCAAAAGCAAAGGAGTTTCGTCGTATTGCAGAACCGCTGATTACTTTGGCTAAAGAAGATTCTGTAGCTAATCGGCGGCTAGCATTCTCCCGTTTGAGAGATAGGGAAGCGGTGACTAAATTATTTAATGAATTAGGCCCCCGTTATCAAACACGTCCCGGTGGATACCTTCGGATACTCAAGAGGGGGTTTCGGGCAGGAGACAATGCACCGATGGCAATCGTGGAATTGCTTGATCGTCCCCTCTCTGAGGCACAGGAAGAGTAA
- a CDS encoding SAM hydrolase/SAM-dependent halogenase family protein, translated as MIALFTDFGVRGPYLGQVEVVLHQQAPGIPVVNLMADAPRFSPHASAHLLAALAQYLLPGTVVFAVVDPGVGSSTREPVMVLADDRWYVGPGNGLLDVVMGRATSTVLWRITWRPSSLSATFHGRDLFAPVVAKLARSKNLQDKELLGERWDEAVVTTDPGDLAEIIYIDHYGNAMTGIRAIKAGQCRRIRLPSGDLVSAAQTFHDVAPGEGFWYVNSLGLIEIAVNQGCAAKRFKLEVGTPIEFKG; from the coding sequence ATGATTGCCCTTTTTACTGACTTCGGAGTTCGGGGTCCCTATCTTGGCCAAGTGGAAGTTGTGCTGCATCAGCAGGCGCCGGGTATTCCGGTCGTTAATCTGATGGCAGACGCTCCCCGCTTTTCCCCTCATGCATCGGCTCACTTGTTAGCGGCGTTAGCTCAGTATTTACTTCCCGGTACTGTGGTTTTTGCCGTAGTCGACCCTGGCGTAGGTTCTAGTACTCGAGAACCGGTCATGGTTTTGGCAGATGATCGCTGGTATGTGGGTCCAGGAAATGGATTATTAGATGTGGTGATGGGACGGGCGACAAGCACAGTTTTGTGGCGCATTACTTGGCGTCCCTCTTCACTTTCTGCAACTTTTCATGGTCGGGATTTATTTGCGCCAGTTGTGGCCAAGTTGGCTCGAAGCAAAAACCTTCAGGACAAGGAATTGTTAGGTGAGCGCTGGGATGAGGCAGTGGTGACTACAGATCCAGGGGATCTTGCAGAAATTATTTATATCGATCATTACGGGAATGCAATGACGGGGATTCGAGCTATCAAGGCCGGGCAGTGTCGACGAATTCGATTGCCGAGCGGAGATTTAGTCTCCGCAGCGCAAACTTTCCATGACGTGGCTCCGGGGGAAGGTTTTTGGTATGTGAATTCCCTCGGTCTTATAGAGATTGCCGTTAATCAGGGGTGTGCTGCCAAGCGTTTCAAGCTAGAGGTGGGAACTCCCATTGAATTTAAAGGCTGA
- the ubiG gene encoding bifunctional 2-polyprenyl-6-hydroxyphenol methylase/3-demethylubiquinol 3-O-methyltransferase UbiG — MSDKQINVDPGEIAKFEQLAHRWWDREGEFKALHDINPLRLEYIRKRCSLTGKRVLDVGCGGGILTEELARLGAITTGIDLSEAPLTVARLHALEGNLEIDYRQISVEQLAETEAESFDVVTNLEMLEHVPDPASVIAACGRLLKPDGRVFFSTLNRTPKAYLFAIIGAEYTLQLLPKGTHDYQRFIQPAELEAWCRIAGLELQDLTGLHYNPLTHRYWLGNDINVNYLAYGTKME, encoded by the coding sequence ATGAGCGATAAACAAATCAATGTCGACCCTGGTGAAATTGCCAAGTTTGAGCAACTAGCCCATCGCTGGTGGGACCGTGAAGGTGAATTCAAGGCCCTCCACGATATAAATCCATTGCGTCTTGAGTACATTCGCAAGCGCTGCTCTTTGACTGGCAAGCGGGTGCTAGACGTAGGTTGCGGCGGCGGTATTCTTACGGAGGAGCTGGCCAGGCTCGGGGCCATAACAACCGGCATTGATCTCAGTGAAGCCCCTTTGACAGTAGCCCGCTTACATGCCCTAGAAGGGAATTTAGAAATCGATTACCGGCAGATAAGCGTGGAGCAACTTGCAGAAACAGAAGCTGAATCCTTTGATGTTGTCACCAATCTGGAAATGCTGGAACATGTTCCTGATCCGGCTAGCGTTATTGCCGCCTGTGGACGACTGCTTAAACCCGATGGGAGAGTATTTTTTTCTACTCTTAATCGTACCCCGAAAGCTTATTTATTCGCTATTATCGGCGCTGAATATACACTCCAATTGCTCCCTAAAGGCACCCACGACTACCAGCGGTTTATCCAGCCTGCTGAATTAGAGGCTTGGTGCCGGATAGCGGGCTTAGAACTCCAAGACTTAACAGGCCTTCATTACAATCCTCTCACCCACCGCTATTGGCTCGGCAATGATATCAATGTAAATTACCTCGCCTATGGAACTAAAATGGAATAA
- a CDS encoding TRZ/ATZ family hydrolase, translated as MQNINTLIYAPWIIPVIPENQILENHCLAIHQGRIVDCLPRVQAEVRYRDAHLIELTQHALIPGLVNAHTHSPMSLLRGLADDLPLMEWLEGHIWPAESKWVSETFVRDGALLAIAEMLRGGITCFNDMYFFPEIVAQVATEVGMRAVIGMIVIDFPSRWAKTPEDYIRKGLELNDQYRDHPLIKTAFAPHAPYTVSDEPLKQVAILAKELNVPVHMHLHETTEEVNRSLAQYGVRPLERLQRLELLSSQLLAVHMTQLTDREIQTLATSGTHVIHCPESNLKLASGFCPVAKLSQAGVNIALGTDGAASNNDLDMFVEMRLAALLAKALAGDASAIPAKQALRMATLNGAKALGLEQEIGSLEIGKVADIVAVDLGELETQPLYEPTSQLVYTVGRDRVSDVWIAGQQVLKKRQFTTLDESLILSQTQAWAERIRETRKSI; from the coding sequence ATGCAAAACATTAATACTTTAATTTACGCCCCCTGGATTATTCCCGTTATTCCAGAAAATCAAATACTGGAAAACCATTGTCTTGCCATCCACCAAGGCCGTATCGTGGATTGCCTCCCTAGGGTCCAAGCAGAAGTCCGTTACCGGGATGCACACCTAATCGAGCTGACACAACATGCGCTCATCCCTGGCCTTGTCAATGCCCACACCCATAGCCCTATGTCTCTCCTGCGTGGTCTCGCTGACGATCTCCCCCTCATGGAGTGGCTTGAGGGGCATATCTGGCCAGCGGAATCCAAGTGGGTCAGTGAAACGTTTGTTCGCGACGGCGCGCTCCTAGCGATTGCTGAAATGCTCCGCGGAGGGATTACCTGCTTTAACGATATGTATTTCTTTCCCGAAATAGTGGCGCAGGTAGCAACTGAAGTGGGCATGCGTGCTGTTATCGGCATGATTGTTATTGATTTCCCCAGTCGTTGGGCAAAAACACCTGAGGATTATATCCGTAAAGGGCTTGAGTTAAATGACCAGTATCGGGATCATCCTCTTATCAAGACAGCCTTTGCCCCCCATGCCCCCTATACTGTCAGTGACGAACCCTTAAAGCAAGTTGCTATTTTAGCTAAAGAACTGAATGTTCCAGTTCATATGCATCTTCATGAAACAACAGAGGAGGTCAATAGGAGTTTAGCCCAATACGGCGTTAGGCCCTTAGAGCGGTTGCAGCGCCTAGAACTGCTCTCTTCCCAGCTCTTAGCCGTCCATATGACCCAACTTACCGACCGGGAGATTCAGACCCTAGCAACAAGTGGTACCCATGTCATCCACTGCCCAGAGTCTAACCTCAAACTGGCTAGCGGCTTTTGTCCCGTCGCAAAACTCTCTCAGGCGGGGGTTAATATTGCCTTGGGCACTGATGGCGCGGCAAGTAATAACGACTTAGACATGTTTGTAGAAATGCGTCTTGCAGCCCTATTAGCGAAAGCATTAGCCGGCGATGCCAGTGCCATTCCCGCAAAACAAGCACTTCGCATGGCCACTTTGAATGGTGCTAAGGCACTGGGCCTGGAGCAAGAGATTGGCTCTCTGGAAATTGGCAAGGTGGCGGACATCGTTGCCGTTGATCTCGGCGAGCTAGAAACACAACCCCTTTATGAGCCCACCTCCCAGTTAGTTTATACCGTAGGCCGGGATAGGGTCAGTGATGTTTGGATAGCAGGCCAACAAGTACTTAAGAAGCGCCAATTTACAACTTTGGACGAATCACTCATTCTGTCCCAAACCCAAGCATGGGCAGAAAGGATAAGAGAAACAAGGAAATCCATATGA
- the mtnA gene encoding S-methyl-5-thioribose-1-phosphate isomerase gives MNTKHDRIRAVVWTERGVRLLDQRRLPQEETYWTATCAFEVAEAITKMVVRGAPAIGIAAAYGVVLAARARFAEANSNWKALIKTDLQDLEAARPTAVNLAWALKRMAALINGLPSDVDPENALLAEAQRIHEEDIAANRRMGELGAALIEGPAKVLTHCNTGSLATGGFGTALGVIRYAYSEGQINEVFADETRPWLQGARLTAWELLQDGIPVVLIADSVAPYLLGQGQIQWVIIGADRIAANGDIANKIGSYGLAVAARHHRVRFMVVAPTSTIDWNLPDGMGIPIEQRPPEEVLTLAGKEIAISGTKAYNPAFDVTPAHLIDVIVTEKGVVHQPSSERMKTLQV, from the coding sequence TTGAACACTAAACACGATAGGATCCGGGCGGTGGTTTGGACTGAAAGAGGAGTGCGGTTGCTGGATCAGCGTCGCCTTCCCCAGGAAGAAACCTACTGGACTGCAACTTGCGCCTTTGAGGTGGCTGAGGCCATTACCAAAATGGTGGTGCGGGGCGCGCCTGCTATTGGAATCGCCGCCGCCTATGGAGTAGTGCTTGCTGCAAGGGCGCGTTTTGCGGAAGCAAATTCTAATTGGAAAGCGCTGATTAAGACTGATTTACAAGATTTAGAGGCGGCGCGGCCTACCGCTGTCAATCTTGCTTGGGCATTGAAGCGGATGGCAGCGCTGATTAATGGCCTTCCCAGTGATGTCGATCCAGAAAACGCGCTGCTCGCCGAGGCCCAGCGTATCCATGAGGAGGATATTGCGGCTAATCGCCGCATGGGTGAGTTAGGCGCAGCCCTCATTGAAGGACCCGCAAAAGTATTGACCCATTGCAACACCGGTTCTTTGGCGACAGGGGGTTTTGGAACTGCCCTGGGAGTTATTCGTTATGCCTATAGCGAGGGACAAATTAACGAAGTGTTCGCCGATGAAACCCGGCCCTGGTTGCAGGGGGCACGTCTTACCGCTTGGGAGCTGCTACAGGACGGAATACCGGTGGTGCTTATTGCCGATAGCGTGGCGCCATATTTGTTGGGGCAGGGGCAAATCCAGTGGGTGATTATTGGCGCCGATCGAATTGCGGCTAACGGCGATATTGCCAATAAGATTGGATCCTACGGTTTGGCGGTGGCTGCCCGCCATCACCGTGTGCGTTTTATGGTGGTGGCTCCTACTTCAACCATTGACTGGAATTTACCTGATGGGATGGGGATTCCAATTGAGCAACGGCCTCCGGAAGAAGTTTTGACTCTAGCAGGCAAAGAGATAGCCATCTCAGGCACTAAAGCTTATAACCCCGCTTTTGATGTGACCCCTGCTCATCTCATTGATGTGATTGTGACGGAAAAAGGAGTGGTTCACCAGCCTAGTAGTGAGCGCATGAAGACCCTTCAAGTTTAG
- the cysB gene encoding HTH-type transcriptional regulator CysB, producing MKLQQLQFVREVTRRGYNVSAAAEALHATQPGVSNQIHQLEQELGVPIFERHGKRLTGMTPAGSAILGMIERILGEVENIKQVSAEATDEHRGMLSIATTHTQARYILPPVIKAFRDRYPNVRLRMFQGTPHQIAEMAATGTVDLAIATEAIELFEDLAMLPCYDWNRSVVVPPNHPLLSCRPLTLEAVAKYPIVTYVFGFTGRSKLDKAFASKELIPNVILTATDADVIKTYLHLGLGIGIIASMAFDPEQDAPLKAIDASHLFEPSTTHIGIRRGTYLRRYIYAFIELFAPQLTRQVVDTAVHA from the coding sequence ATGAAGCTACAACAACTCCAATTCGTGCGTGAAGTCACACGACGAGGATATAACGTATCCGCAGCCGCCGAGGCGCTTCACGCCACACAACCCGGGGTGAGTAACCAAATTCATCAATTGGAACAAGAATTAGGCGTGCCTATTTTTGAACGTCATGGCAAACGCCTCACCGGAATGACCCCCGCCGGAAGTGCTATTCTCGGGATGATTGAACGCATCCTGGGCGAAGTGGAAAATATCAAACAAGTCAGCGCAGAAGCCACCGACGAGCACCGGGGAATGCTCTCCATTGCCACAACCCATACTCAAGCCCGCTATATCCTGCCACCGGTCATCAAAGCCTTTAGGGACCGCTATCCCAATGTTCGCCTCAGGATGTTCCAGGGAACTCCCCATCAAATTGCCGAAATGGCAGCTACCGGCACGGTAGACCTCGCCATTGCCACCGAGGCCATTGAGTTATTTGAAGATCTAGCCATGCTACCTTGCTATGACTGGAACCGAAGCGTGGTCGTTCCCCCCAATCACCCCCTGTTATCATGCCGCCCCCTCACCTTGGAAGCTGTAGCCAAATACCCTATTGTCACCTATGTCTTCGGCTTTACAGGTCGTTCTAAACTGGATAAGGCGTTTGCCAGTAAAGAGCTTATTCCCAACGTCATCCTCACAGCCACTGACGCCGATGTTATCAAAACCTATCTCCATCTAGGATTGGGAATCGGAATTATCGCCAGCATGGCCTTTGATCCTGAACAGGACGCCCCTCTCAAAGCTATTGATGCCAGCCATCTATTTGAGCCCAGCACGACCCATATCGGCATCCGCCGTGGCACTTATCTGCGGAGGTACATTTATGCCTTCATAGAATTATTTGCTCCCCAGCTTACCCGCCAAGTGGTTGATACAGCCGTTCATGCCTAA
- a CDS encoding sulfite exporter TauE/SafE family protein, translating into MELGYILAGLVVGFMVGLTGVGGGSLMTPLLIFGFGIPPLTAVGTDLLFAAFTKMGGIWAHWRHHTIQWRVVGLLALGSIPATVIALQILKLLQIRGVQLEGLINTALGIALVLTALALPMKSWLQRIAEKDGLPRSLQPIYSLRWEPRFTTVSTVVMGAVLGFLVTLSSIGAGALGAVVLLYLYPGLRTIQVVATDIAHAVPLTAIAGIGHWHLGSVDVALLGSLLLGSLPGIYVGSHVGVNIPERAMQAALATLLMLVGIKFIF; encoded by the coding sequence ATGGAGTTGGGATATATACTCGCCGGGCTGGTGGTCGGTTTCATGGTGGGGTTGACGGGGGTCGGCGGCGGTTCGCTAATGACGCCGCTTTTGATTTTTGGTTTTGGTATCCCACCCCTAACGGCAGTAGGGACTGATTTACTATTTGCGGCCTTCACCAAAATGGGTGGCATTTGGGCACACTGGCGTCACCATACTATTCAGTGGCGGGTGGTGGGTCTACTGGCCCTAGGGAGTATCCCTGCCACCGTGATTGCCCTACAAATACTAAAACTACTTCAGATCCGTGGCGTACAATTAGAAGGTCTTATCAATACCGCTTTGGGAATAGCATTAGTCTTGACGGCGTTGGCATTGCCTATGAAAAGTTGGCTGCAGCGAATAGCGGAAAAGGATGGCTTGCCTAGATCGCTGCAACCCATTTATTCCTTGCGCTGGGAGCCTCGTTTTACTACCGTAAGCACCGTTGTGATGGGGGCGGTGCTGGGTTTTCTGGTGACATTATCTTCCATTGGGGCGGGGGCTTTAGGGGCCGTAGTTTTGTTATACCTTTATCCCGGTCTGCGGACGATACAGGTTGTGGCTACCGATATTGCGCACGCTGTGCCTTTGACCGCTATTGCAGGAATTGGGCATTGGCACTTGGGCTCGGTGGATGTGGCGCTCTTGGGAAGTTTGCTTTTGGGGTCTTTGCCTGGAATTTATGTGGGCAGCCATGTGGGGGTAAATATTCCGGAGCGGGCGATGCAGGCAGCTTTGGCAACCTTGCTGATGTTGGTGGGGATCAAGTTTATTTTTTGA
- a CDS encoding phosphoadenylyl-sulfate reductase: MDTSVREDSLADKVEAALSLLTSIEHSYAPACLACSFGVEDMVLVDLICKHAPKIEIFTLDTGRLPQETYDVMQKVKERYARQVKIYFPETQAVEAYVGEHGPNGFYEAIALRKECCSIRKVEPLKRALTGKRAWITGVRREQSVTRKDLPLSEWDAEHELQKFNPLIDWSEDEVWDYVRRLELPYNALHDQGYASIGCAPCTRAITVGEDVRAGRWWWEDEDTKECGLHLKRLSTG, from the coding sequence ATGGATACGTCGGTGAGAGAAGATTCATTGGCAGATAAAGTTGAAGCAGCCCTTTCCCTATTGACCTCAATTGAGCACAGCTATGCTCCCGCCTGTTTAGCTTGTAGCTTTGGGGTAGAGGACATGGTGCTGGTTGATCTTATTTGTAAGCATGCGCCGAAGATCGAAATATTTACCCTGGATACGGGTCGCCTGCCCCAGGAAACCTATGATGTGATGCAAAAAGTTAAAGAGCGCTATGCGCGGCAGGTAAAAATTTATTTTCCTGAAACCCAGGCAGTGGAGGCCTATGTGGGAGAGCATGGGCCTAATGGTTTTTATGAGGCCATAGCGCTACGTAAAGAATGTTGCAGTATTCGCAAGGTAGAACCTTTGAAGCGGGCCCTCACAGGGAAGAGAGCTTGGATTACTGGGGTGCGGCGGGAACAGTCCGTGACTCGCAAGGATTTACCGCTTTCTGAGTGGGATGCTGAACACGAGCTACAGAAATTCAATCCCCTTATTGATTGGAGTGAAGATGAGGTCTGGGATTATGTCCGCCGGCTTGAGCTCCCCTATAATGCTTTACATGATCAGGGCTATGCCAGTATCGGCTGTGCCCCCTGCACTCGGGCGATTACTGTGGGTGAGGATGTTCGTGCTGGAAGATGGTGGTGGGAAGATGAGGATACCAAAGAATGTGGTTTGCATCTAAAGCGGCTATCCACGGGATAA
- the cysD gene encoding sulfate adenylyltransferase subunit CysD: protein MKSYSLTHLKQLEAESIFIMREVAATFERPALLFSGGKDSIVMVRLAQKAFWPAKLPFPLLHIDTGHNFPETLEFRDGLVGQIGARLIVRTVQDSIDKGRAVEEKGPNASRNMLQTITLLDAIEELKVDAAFGGGRRDEEKARAKERIFSHRDEFGQWDPKNQRPELWSLFNGRKHVGEHFRVFPLSNWTEMDVWQYIAQEKLDIPSIYFSHEREVVQRDGMLLANSSYISLMSGENTEQRRVRCRTVGDMTCTGVVESEAATIEDIIQEVAAARVTERGGRADDRRSEAAMEDRKKQGYF, encoded by the coding sequence ATGAAGTCGTACAGTCTGACTCATCTGAAACAGCTAGAAGCAGAATCCATATTTATTATGCGCGAGGTTGCCGCCACTTTCGAGCGGCCTGCACTGCTGTTCTCTGGGGGCAAGGATTCTATTGTCATGGTGAGGCTGGCTCAGAAAGCTTTTTGGCCCGCCAAGTTGCCATTTCCTTTACTGCATATTGATACCGGGCATAATTTTCCTGAAACCCTCGAGTTTAGAGATGGTCTCGTGGGACAGATCGGGGCACGATTGATAGTTCGAACGGTACAAGACTCCATTGACAAGGGGCGTGCCGTGGAAGAGAAAGGTCCTAATGCTAGCCGTAATATGCTACAGACCATCACCTTGCTCGATGCTATTGAAGAACTTAAAGTCGATGCGGCCTTTGGGGGCGGACGCCGGGATGAAGAGAAAGCTCGGGCCAAGGAAAGAATATTTTCCCACCGGGATGAGTTTGGTCAATGGGATCCGAAAAACCAACGCCCGGAGCTATGGAGCTTGTTCAATGGTCGCAAGCATGTGGGTGAACACTTCCGGGTTTTTCCTTTGAGTAATTGGACCGAAATGGATGTTTGGCAATACATCGCCCAAGAGAAATTGGATATTCCCAGTATCTATTTCAGCCATGAACGGGAAGTTGTCCAGCGGGATGGGATGTTATTGGCTAATTCCTCCTATATTAGCTTGATGAGCGGAGAAAACACTGAGCAGCGGCGGGTTCGTTGTCGAACAGTGGGGGACATGACCTGCACCGGGGTAGTGGAGTCTGAGGCTGCTACGATCGAGGATATTATTCAGGAAGTGGCGGCGGCTAGGGTCACCGAGCGCGGCGGCCGGGCTGATGACAGACGGTCGGAAGCGGCGATGGAAGATCGTAAAAAGCAAGGTTATTTCTAA
- the cysN gene encoding sulfate adenylyltransferase subunit CysN, whose protein sequence is MSGTLQSQYLEMDLLRLTTAGSVDDGKSTLIGRLLYDSKSIFEDQLESIQRSSQQRGEGNINLALLTDGLRAEREQGITIDVAYRYFATPKRKFIISDTPGHVQYTRNMVTGASTANLAIVLVDARHGVIEQTCRHASIASLLELPHLVLCINKMDLVDYQEEVFENIKKEFENFAAKLDIPDIHYIPISALRGDNVVEKSENMPWYQGGTLLYTLENVHIGSDYNHIDSRFPVQYVIRPQSDQYHDYRGYAGRVEGGIFRPGDEVIALPSGFSTRIKSIDTMDGPVEEAFAPMSVTFTLEDDIDISRGDMIVKPANQPQVAQDIELMVCWLNEAPLVPGGKYALKHTTKEARCVVKEVRYKLDITSLSRLEDGATLALNDIGRIKIRTTSPLFFDSYRKNRGTGSLILVNEFTNETVGAGMII, encoded by the coding sequence ATGAGTGGAACTTTGCAGTCACAATATTTAGAGATGGATCTGTTGCGGCTCACCACCGCTGGCAGCGTAGACGATGGTAAGAGCACCCTCATTGGTCGTTTGCTCTATGATTCGAAATCCATCTTCGAAGATCAATTGGAGTCTATCCAAAGAAGCAGCCAACAGCGGGGTGAGGGCAATATTAATTTGGCATTACTCACCGATGGCCTGCGGGCAGAGCGGGAGCAAGGCATTACTATTGATGTGGCTTACCGCTATTTTGCGACACCTAAACGCAAGTTCATTATTTCCGACACCCCAGGGCATGTACAATATACCCGGAATATGGTCACCGGGGCTTCCACCGCCAATTTGGCCATTGTGTTAGTTGACGCCCGTCATGGGGTTATTGAACAGACTTGCCGCCACGCCTCCATAGCCTCTCTCTTGGAACTTCCCCATCTGGTATTGTGTATTAACAAGATGGATTTGGTGGATTACCAAGAAGAGGTGTTTGAGAATATCAAGAAAGAATTTGAGAATTTTGCAGCCAAGCTAGATATTCCCGATATCCATTATATTCCCATTAGCGCCTTACGGGGAGATAACGTTGTAGAAAAGTCCGAGAACATGCCTTGGTATCAGGGAGGAACTTTGCTCTACACCCTGGAAAATGTACACATTGGCAGCGATTACAACCACATCGATAGTCGCTTTCCCGTGCAGTATGTGATTCGCCCTCAATCAGATCAATACCATGATTATCGTGGTTATGCTGGACGAGTAGAGGGAGGCATTTTTCGGCCAGGGGATGAAGTCATTGCGCTGCCTTCAGGGTTTTCTACCCGTATCAAGTCCATTGATACCATGGATGGTCCCGTTGAGGAGGCCTTTGCGCCGATGTCGGTGACCTTTACCCTGGAAGACGACATTGATATCAGCCGGGGAGATATGATTGTCAAACCCGCCAATCAGCCTCAGGTCGCCCAGGATATTGAACTGATGGTCTGTTGGCTCAATGAGGCTCCGTTGGTACCCGGTGGCAAGTATGCCCTCAAGCACACCACCAAGGAGGCCCGCTGCGTCGTCAAGGAGGTGCGTTATAAATTGGATATTACTTCTTTGAGTCGCCTTGAAGATGGAGCAACATTAGCACTCAATGATATCGGTCGAATCAAGATCAGGACGACGAGTCCGCTGTTCTTTGATAGCTACCGCAAGAATCGGGGAACGGGCAGCTTAATTCTTGTCAATGAATTTACTAATGAAACCGTAGGTGCGGGAATGATTATCTAG